Proteins from one Armatimonadota bacterium genomic window:
- a CDS encoding Gfo/Idh/MocA family oxidoreductase has translation MSKLKAVIVGAGRMAGTIDDEVRGELDWTLPYSHAAGYAEFPDIELVAIADIDPAKTASLQHRYGIPRAYTDYREMIVTEKPDIVSVTTPGTTHAEIAVFAAENGARGIYCEKAFACSLEEADRVVEAVERNGVKYNMGTLRRWNSGANRAKQLIDDGEIGAVNSVISYSCGSLLHSASHFIDMILYFADDAPVEWVQGNISGNLEPTATRSDNDLGGTAIIQFASGVTGYLMNSPLWAQYEVVCDAGAIRTVNDCEQWDLWKMAQGTRYRHYEAHPFPEYERESSTVRLIRDLVQAMETGGETQQGVRKAAMTAEIAFAVVESHKRGGARVTLPVEDRTFWMFTH, from the coding sequence ATGAGCAAGCTCAAGGCCGTGATCGTCGGAGCCGGACGCATGGCTGGAACCATCGACGATGAGGTGCGGGGCGAACTGGACTGGACGCTCCCGTATTCCCATGCCGCGGGATATGCCGAGTTCCCGGACATCGAACTCGTGGCCATTGCCGATATCGACCCCGCAAAGACCGCAAGCCTGCAACACCGTTACGGCATCCCCCGCGCATACACCGATTACCGCGAGATGATCGTCACCGAGAAGCCGGACATCGTGAGCGTCACCACGCCCGGCACCACGCACGCCGAGATCGCGGTGTTCGCGGCCGAAAACGGTGCACGGGGCATCTACTGCGAGAAAGCCTTCGCGTGCTCCCTGGAGGAAGCCGATCGGGTGGTGGAAGCGGTGGAGCGCAATGGCGTGAAGTACAACATGGGCACACTGCGCCGCTGGAACTCCGGGGCGAACCGGGCGAAGCAGCTCATCGACGACGGAGAAATCGGCGCCGTCAACAGCGTCATCAGCTACAGTTGCGGCTCACTGCTGCACAGCGCCAGCCATTTTATCGACATGATTCTCTACTTCGCCGACGACGCCCCGGTGGAGTGGGTGCAGGGGAATATATCGGGGAACTTGGAACCCACCGCGACGCGCAGCGACAACGACTTGGGTGGAACCGCGATCATACAGTTCGCCAGTGGCGTGACCGGATACCTCATGAACTCGCCGCTCTGGGCGCAGTACGAGGTGGTCTGCGACGCGGGAGCTATCCGCACCGTGAACGACTGCGAGCAGTGGGATCTGTGGAAGATGGCCCAGGGCACCAGGTACCGACACTATGAGGCGCACCCGTTCCCGGAGTACGAGCGGGAAAGCTCCACGGTGCGTCTCATCCGCGACCTCGTGCAGGCCATGGAGACCGGCGGCGAGACCCAGCAGGGGGTGCGCAAGGCGGCGATGACGGCGGAAATCGCTTTCGCAGTGGTGGAGTCCCACAAACGCGGCGGCGCCAGGGTGACGCTGCCGGTGGAAGACCGCACCTTCTGGATGTTCACCCACTGA
- a CDS encoding Na+:solute symporter: protein MLTNIDYGVIGVYFMGVALIGFFARRMIHGLDDYFAGGHRIPWWLAALSHHVSGYSAFAFVGYASVGYKLGFNVWTIFALPCFLAMVTGAYVWAPRWVRLAVMTPVQYLEERFNNTVRQCIAWSGIALKFVDEGTKLYSLAKVINACTGLSISGTIIGCGVLTVSYVLIGGLWAELMTDFAQFVVQFGITLALVPVVLAAVGGWHGLWNSPKSLPFTLFSKQWPAYRLVVYFFVIMLSYNGGAWGLAQRFYSMGKPDEAKKAALLSAFLYLLYPIALYIPVWAAPMLVGDLVDPEQAYIAVAQQQLPSIMPGLLGLMVAAMFAATMSMVDSDINALAAVFTKDIYGRVINRTASDEKLLKIGLIATGVFGAITIACGLATESLGGAFDAMVNWYAAVLGPVSIPLLFGMLVPWTTWRGALLSWLGGFVTFVVVKYWGATALGMALWGDAPPEALAWTMSTGAELLVAFAIFMGEGAISRMTADEQARVDGLFRRLNPPKSEA, encoded by the coding sequence ATGCTGACGAACATCGACTACGGTGTGATCGGTGTCTACTTCATGGGCGTGGCGCTCATCGGGTTCTTCGCCCGTCGAATGATCCACGGCCTGGATGACTACTTCGCGGGCGGCCACCGGATTCCTTGGTGGCTCGCGGCACTCAGCCACCACGTCTCCGGATACAGCGCCTTCGCCTTCGTGGGTTACGCCAGCGTCGGGTACAAGCTGGGCTTCAACGTCTGGACCATCTTCGCGCTGCCCTGTTTCCTGGCGATGGTCACCGGCGCGTATGTCTGGGCGCCGCGCTGGGTCAGGCTCGCGGTCATGACACCGGTCCAGTATCTCGAGGAGCGCTTCAACAACACGGTCCGACAGTGCATCGCCTGGAGCGGCATCGCACTGAAGTTTGTGGACGAGGGGACGAAACTCTACTCCCTGGCCAAAGTCATCAACGCCTGCACCGGACTGTCAATCTCCGGGACGATCATCGGCTGTGGAGTGCTCACCGTCAGTTACGTTCTCATCGGCGGCCTGTGGGCTGAGCTGATGACCGACTTCGCCCAGTTCGTGGTGCAGTTCGGGATCACTCTCGCGCTGGTCCCTGTCGTCCTTGCGGCAGTCGGCGGCTGGCACGGCCTTTGGAACAGCCCGAAGTCCCTGCCCTTTACGCTCTTCAGCAAACAGTGGCCCGCGTATCGTCTGGTGGTCTACTTCTTCGTGATCATGCTCAGCTATAACGGCGGGGCGTGGGGGCTTGCCCAGCGGTTCTACTCCATGGGCAAGCCCGACGAGGCGAAAAAGGCGGCGCTTCTGTCCGCCTTCTTATACCTGCTCTACCCGATCGCCTTGTACATACCGGTCTGGGCGGCCCCGATGCTGGTTGGTGACCTCGTCGACCCGGAGCAGGCCTACATCGCGGTGGCCCAGCAACAGCTGCCAAGCATCATGCCCGGCCTTCTGGGGCTCATGGTCGCTGCAATGTTCGCGGCGACCATGTCTATGGTGGACTCCGACATCAACGCCCTCGCGGCTGTTTTCACCAAGGATATCTACGGGCGAGTCATCAACCGCACGGCGAGTGACGAAAAGCTGCTGAAGATTGGCCTGATCGCCACCGGCGTGTTCGGGGCGATCACCATCGCCTGCGGGCTCGCCACGGAAAGCCTGGGCGGCGCCTTCGATGCAATGGTGAACTGGTACGCGGCGGTTCTCGGGCCAGTGTCGATCCCTCTCCTGTTCGGGATGCTGGTTCCCTGGACGACCTGGCGCGGAGCACTGCTATCGTGGCTCGGGGGTTTTGTCACCTTCGTGGTGGTCAAGTACTGGGGCGCCACGGCGCTGGGAATGGCGCTGTGGGGAGATGCGCCGCCGGAGGCCCTCGCGTGGACCATGAGCACCGGGGCCGAGCTACTGGTCGCCTTCGCGATCTTTATGGGCGAGGGCGCGATCAGTCGCATGACCGCCGACGAGCAGGCGCGAGTGGACGGCCTGTTCCGACGTCTCAACCCGCCGAAAAGTGAGGCGTGA
- a CDS encoding threonylcarbamoyl-AMP synthase has translation MQTRLIHVTPENSAHAAAEALEVLVDCGLVAIPTDTVYGLAVRADDDRAVLRLFEVKGRPETNPLPILIPDAQSIGRVCSLVPEAALVLAEHFWPGPLTLVVPKAPEINDRVTAGKKTVGIRVPDHFAARAVLAACPFPVAVSSANASGQAPATDEKQVIAAFSGMVELIIAGGQCPGGVPSTVVDVTGPRWAVLRQGALSEEEIAGVLGPAPD, from the coding sequence ATGCAGACCCGACTCATCCATGTGACGCCCGAGAACTCCGCCCACGCTGCCGCGGAAGCGCTGGAAGTCCTGGTGGATTGCGGACTGGTGGCGATCCCCACCGACACCGTGTATGGACTGGCGGTGCGCGCCGACGACGACCGGGCCGTGCTGCGTTTGTTCGAGGTCAAGGGCCGCCCGGAGACCAATCCTCTGCCGATTCTCATCCCCGACGCGCAGTCCATCGGCCGCGTCTGCTCTCTGGTGCCCGAGGCTGCGCTGGTCTTAGCCGAGCATTTCTGGCCAGGTCCGCTCACCCTCGTGGTGCCGAAGGCGCCGGAGATCAACGACCGTGTCACCGCCGGGAAGAAGACCGTTGGCATTCGTGTGCCGGATCATTTCGCCGCGCGGGCAGTGCTGGCAGCCTGCCCTTTCCCAGTGGCCGTGAGCAGCGCGAACGCTTCCGGACAGGCCCCGGCAACCGATGAGAAGCAGGTCATCGCGGCTTTCAGTGGGATGGTCGAGTTGATCATCGCTGGGGGACAATGTCCTGGAGGCGTGCCCTCGACGGTGGTGGACGTCACCGGGCCCCGGTGGGCTGTACTCAGGCAGGGCGCCCTGAGTGAGGAGGAGATTGCCGGCGTGCTTGGCCCTGCCCCGGACTGA